A stretch of Candidatus Binatia bacterium DNA encodes these proteins:
- a CDS encoding DUF58 domain-containing protein → MTPDQTREIFEKVRQIEIRTSRLARDTFAGQYHSVFKGRGMDFDEVREYVPGDEIRSIDWNVTARTGRPFVKKYTEERELTILLLVDLSASGHFGSRLSTKRERAAELASVLAFSAIRNNDKVGLILFTDEIECYLPPRKGRSHVLRVVREILFFEPRHRGTNLPRVLRFAHQVVRRQAVAFLLSDFLTPTSEDGSRGELKKSLELVHRRHDLVAMIVSDHREGELPRIGRVTLEDAETGEQLEIDTSDENVRDTFRHQTEKRRDRLLQTLRGTGIDTLEIDTDRPYLAPLRRFFRTRAARRG, encoded by the coding sequence ATGACGCCCGATCAAACGCGGGAGATCTTCGAGAAGGTCCGCCAGATCGAGATCCGCACGAGCCGCCTCGCCCGCGACACGTTCGCGGGGCAGTACCACTCCGTCTTCAAGGGGCGCGGCATGGACTTCGACGAGGTCCGCGAGTACGTCCCCGGCGACGAGATCCGCAGTATCGATTGGAACGTGACGGCGCGCACGGGGCGCCCCTTCGTGAAGAAATACACCGAGGAACGCGAGCTCACCATCCTGCTGCTCGTCGACCTCAGCGCCTCCGGACACTTCGGCTCGCGGCTCTCCACCAAACGCGAGCGTGCGGCCGAGCTCGCGAGCGTTCTCGCCTTCTCGGCGATCCGCAACAACGACAAGGTCGGACTGATTCTCTTCACCGACGAGATCGAGTGCTACCTCCCGCCCCGGAAGGGACGGAGCCATGTTCTGCGGGTCGTACGCGAGATCCTGTTCTTCGAACCTCGCCACCGGGGGACCAATCTGCCTCGCGTCCTGCGGTTCGCGCACCAGGTCGTGCGCCGGCAGGCCGTTGCGTTCCTCCTGTCCGACTTTCTCACACCAACGTCCGAAGACGGATCGCGGGGGGAGCTCAAGAAATCCCTCGAACTCGTCCATCGTCGCCACGATCTCGTCGCGATGATCGTCTCCGACCACCGCGAGGGCGAACTTCCGCGGATCGGGCGGGTGACCCTCGAAGACGCCGAGACCGGCGAGCAGCTTGAGATCGACACATCGGACGAGAACGTCCGCGATACGTTCCGGCATCAGACCGAGAAGCGCCGAGACCGCTTGCTGCAGACCCTGCGTGGCACCGGCATCGATACGCTCGAAATCGATACCGACCGCCCATACCTCGCGCCGCTGCGGCGCTTCTTCCGGACCCGCGCGGCGCGACGCGGATGA
- a CDS encoding tetratricopeptide repeat protein — protein sequence MKRLRLVPALLAVTLTIVCSPHDGPAQTTLADPFAQANAAYAAGEYEAAAAAFRALAEAGLVSSALLYDLGNAESKAGRPGEAVLSYERALALSPRDPDVLANLRQTRTAANLPEPERTRWQEMSATLTVDEWSWLAAAALWAACLLLGVHALRSDGEQRPSRILITALTALVVLVAVGGSFATTRLADLDRAVVVGPGPALRVAPFESATVSTELAAGSIVDIDRFHEDFALVRTAEGQAGWMPKPEVEEILAYCAISICP from the coding sequence GTGAAGCGACTTCGACTCGTCCCCGCTCTCCTTGCAGTCACGCTCACGATCGTGTGCTCGCCGCACGACGGTCCGGCGCAGACGACACTGGCGGATCCGTTCGCGCAGGCCAACGCCGCCTACGCCGCCGGGGAGTACGAGGCCGCCGCGGCCGCGTTCCGCGCGCTCGCCGAAGCGGGCCTGGTCTCGAGCGCGCTCTTGTACGATCTCGGCAACGCCGAATCGAAAGCGGGCCGGCCGGGCGAAGCCGTACTCAGCTACGAGCGCGCGCTCGCCCTGTCACCTCGCGACCCCGACGTGCTAGCGAACCTTCGTCAGACACGAACGGCGGCGAACCTACCCGAACCAGAGCGAACGCGCTGGCAGGAGATGAGCGCCACGCTGACCGTCGACGAGTGGTCCTGGCTCGCGGCGGCAGCCCTGTGGGCTGCCTGCCTGCTTCTCGGCGTCCACGCACTGCGCTCGGACGGTGAGCAACGGCCGTCACGGATCCTCATCACCGCGCTCACGGCATTGGTCGTATTGGTGGCCGTGGGCGGAAGCTTCGCAACGACGCGCCTCGCCGACCTCGACCGTGCCGTCGTCGTCGGCCCCGGTCCCGCCCTTCGGGTCGCGCCCTTCGAGTCCGCCACGGTGTCCACCGAGCTCGCGGCCGGCAGCATCGTCGACATCGATCGGTTCCACGAGGACTTCGCCCTCGTCCGCACCGCCGAGGGCCAGGCGGGTTGGATGCCCAAGCCCGAGGTCGAGGAAATCCTGGCTTACTGCGCGATCTCGATCTGCCCGTGA
- a CDS encoding VWA domain-containing protein, with amino-acid sequence MSFAAPLWLFAGAILVALGAVALRGADRRRQRDLEQFATRNILPALTESLSPTRRRAKRWLVLGAATFGFVALSGPEVGFDWEETQRRGIDVLIAVDVSRSMLARDIQPDRLRRAKLAVDDLVARLGGDRLGLIAFAGTAFLQCPLTLDHAAFDRSLAALDPGIISAPGSNIASALDVARKALESEGKNVKLLILFSDGEDLRGGALAAAERAAEDGIHVFTVGVGTPAGELIPIPDDANGAFVKDESGRIVKSRLDEATLKKVAETTDGFYVPLGARAEGIDELVERALAPIPREELASRLRRIPRNRFQWPLAVALLLLAIEPFLGERKRKPASAAPGAAAIVLFVLATAAAQAHAASVDDAAQLYGDESYEEAAAQFRELAEEEDDPRLDVNLGSAAYRAGDFPNASGAFARALRSEDDALRERAFYDLGNAQYRVGQDTVEENPQETMQAWEQAIAAYEEALTLNEADEDARFNRDFVTRKLEELKQEQEQEQKDDEQEKDDQQDEDQENEEQDEQDQQDQQQDDSSGDQQQDQQEEQPPPDEEPDEQDGEQDPKEDEPEEAPPTDGDEPQDGPPEERSPEPGEEERLPGQLSPEEARDLLDSLQGEEEFMPMVPAAPADSSEDPRDW; translated from the coding sequence ATGAGCTTCGCCGCGCCCCTTTGGCTGTTCGCCGGCGCGATTCTCGTCGCGCTCGGAGCCGTGGCCCTCCGTGGTGCCGACCGACGGCGCCAGCGGGATCTCGAACAGTTCGCCACTCGCAACATCCTCCCAGCACTCACCGAGAGCCTGTCGCCGACGCGGCGGCGCGCGAAGCGTTGGCTCGTCCTCGGTGCGGCCACTTTCGGTTTCGTCGCGCTGTCCGGACCGGAGGTGGGTTTTGACTGGGAAGAGACCCAGCGCCGCGGGATCGACGTCCTGATCGCCGTCGACGTCTCCCGCAGCATGCTCGCGCGCGACATCCAGCCAGATCGACTCCGGCGCGCCAAGCTCGCCGTGGACGATCTGGTCGCGCGGCTCGGCGGCGACCGGCTCGGATTGATCGCCTTCGCGGGTACCGCCTTCTTGCAGTGTCCACTCACGCTCGACCACGCCGCCTTCGATCGGTCTCTCGCTGCGCTCGATCCTGGGATCATCTCGGCGCCCGGCAGCAATATCGCGAGCGCGCTCGACGTGGCGCGCAAGGCCCTCGAGAGCGAAGGCAAGAACGTGAAGCTCCTGATCCTCTTTAGCGATGGCGAGGATCTGCGCGGGGGCGCTCTCGCAGCCGCGGAACGCGCCGCAGAGGACGGCATCCACGTCTTCACCGTCGGTGTCGGAACCCCGGCCGGCGAGTTGATCCCGATTCCGGACGACGCGAACGGCGCGTTCGTCAAGGACGAGTCGGGCCGTATCGTGAAGTCGCGCCTCGACGAAGCCACCCTGAAGAAGGTTGCCGAGACCACCGACGGCTTCTACGTCCCCCTCGGCGCGCGCGCCGAGGGCATCGACGAACTCGTGGAGCGTGCGCTCGCCCCGATTCCCCGCGAAGAGCTCGCGTCCCGACTCCGCCGGATTCCCCGCAACCGATTCCAATGGCCGCTCGCAGTGGCCCTGCTCCTCCTGGCGATCGAGCCCTTCCTTGGAGAACGCAAACGGAAGCCCGCCAGCGCCGCGCCCGGTGCCGCTGCAATCGTCTTGTTCGTGCTCGCGACCGCAGCCGCGCAGGCGCACGCGGCCTCGGTGGACGACGCCGCGCAGCTCTACGGCGACGAGAGCTACGAAGAAGCTGCCGCGCAGTTCCGGGAGCTGGCCGAAGAGGAGGACGACCCGCGCCTCGATGTGAACCTCGGCTCTGCCGCCTACCGCGCCGGAGACTTCCCCAACGCCTCGGGAGCGTTCGCACGAGCCCTGCGAAGCGAAGACGACGCGCTGCGCGAACGCGCCTTCTACGACCTCGGCAACGCCCAATACCGGGTTGGACAAGACACCGTCGAAGAGAACCCGCAGGAAACGATGCAGGCGTGGGAGCAAGCCATCGCGGCATACGAAGAGGCCCTCACCCTGAACGAGGCCGACGAAGACGCTCGCTTCAACCGCGACTTCGTCACGCGAAAGCTCGAAGAGCTCAAGCAGGAGCAGGAACAAGAGCAGAAGGACGACGAGCAAGAGAAGGACGACCAGCAAGACGAGGATCAGGAGAACGAGGAGCAGGACGAGCAGGACCAACAAGATCAGCAGCAAGACGACTCGTCGGGCGACCAGCAGCAGGACCAGCAGGAAGAACAACCGCCCCCGGACGAAGAGCCGGACGAGCAGGACGGCGAGCAGGACCCGAAGGAGGACGAGCCCGAAGAGGCCCCCCCCACGGACGGCGACGAGCCACAGGACGGCCCGCCGGAGGAGCGTTCTCCGGAGCCGGGCGAGGAAGAGCGCCTTCCGGGCCAGCTGAGCCCCGAGGAAGCGCGCGACCTCCTCGATTCCTTACAAGGGGAGGAGGAGTTCATGCCGATGGTGCCCGCGGCGCCGGCCGACTCCTCGGAAGATCCCCGAGACTGGTGA
- a CDS encoding CBS domain-containing protein, which produces MIRDSILEEEAAIASERADAGSSIEAEILEKPIGSLPSLRDPIQLDRRTTLRAVIQRLNQERVGCVLIVEDGLLAGVFTERDVLTKLVGTDIDVDRTAVEDLMTRDPECLRLDDSVAYALNKMTIGGFRHIPLVDRHGRPAGVIAMRHIVEYLVDLFPRGVLNLPPSPNLAIARTREGA; this is translated from the coding sequence ATGATTCGAGACAGCATCCTCGAGGAAGAAGCGGCGATCGCCTCAGAGCGAGCCGACGCAGGGAGCTCGATTGAAGCCGAGATTCTCGAGAAGCCCATCGGGTCGCTTCCCAGCCTCCGCGACCCGATTCAGCTCGACCGGCGTACAACCCTTCGCGCGGTCATCCAGCGCTTGAACCAAGAGCGCGTCGGGTGCGTGCTGATCGTCGAAGACGGTCTCCTCGCCGGCGTGTTCACCGAGCGGGACGTTCTCACCAAGCTCGTCGGGACCGACATCGACGTCGACCGCACCGCCGTCGAGGATCTCATGACCCGAGATCCCGAGTGCCTGAGACTCGATGACAGCGTCGCGTACGCGCTGAACAAGATGACGATCGGCGGCTTCCGCCACATCCCGCTCGTCGACCGCCACGGCCGACCCGCCGGCGTGATCGCGATGCGGCACATCGTCGAGTACCTCGTCGATCTGTTCCCGCGCGGCGTCCTGAATCTCCCGCCGTCGCCGAATCTCGCGATCGCTCGCACGCGCGAAGGAGCCTGA
- a CDS encoding BatD family protein — translation MKTLPTPAHRARHAARILLLAIALVVPALAPAAALGAPTMSARIQPSVLTLGQDARLVVTISGASNAATPRPVAVDGLQMQSLGQTMSMQFVNGSMTTEVTHTFLVRPNRTGDFQIPAISITVGSNTLSTRPLVLRVVDTSRVPQVKRTRPQATKPSAERAPDPTTGEDGQPSVALLEVAGLPDRKLFVGEVVPVEIRLYIREGTRVTEATPPSLVGSGFTLSRPAGDEPRQQRVRLSGNGYTRLTFPAALSPITAGELPLQATLDITARIPKRVPRQRRRFDDPFFDSFFDSFAYSAVDQKVPVASKPTTVRVAPLPANDRPEIFTGGVGQFSMSASAEPTTVAVGDPITLKVVLSGTGNFDRLQLPGIVETEEWKTYDPTSQFAAEDDLGLTGKKTFEQALLPLRADLSEVPARKLTYFDPERREYVGLSIDAIPIEVRAAPAGHRPLPIGSGAVSGLDAYELAPNKIDLGALHANLRPAATRPTFLLVQLLPLVAVCAAFWWGGRRRRLALDPAHLRSKRIRGELKVLIQRMDAGVASGDSVAFFEAARRAIQERVAGIDGAVAAQSLTLAEIERTLRDRPELCERVRGVFCAADALAYGGSDDEARALAGHRNDVVALLQELDREKTS, via the coding sequence GTGAAGACCTTGCCCACCCCCGCCCACAGAGCACGCCACGCCGCGCGCATACTGCTCCTCGCAATCGCCCTCGTGGTACCAGCGCTTGCCCCGGCGGCCGCGCTGGGGGCGCCGACCATGTCCGCGCGGATTCAACCCTCGGTCCTCACGCTGGGCCAGGACGCCCGTCTCGTGGTCACGATCTCCGGGGCGTCGAATGCGGCGACACCCCGCCCGGTCGCCGTCGACGGGCTTCAGATGCAGAGCCTCGGCCAGACGATGAGCATGCAATTCGTAAACGGCTCGATGACGACCGAGGTGACCCACACGTTCCTCGTTCGCCCGAACCGCACCGGCGACTTCCAGATCCCGGCCATCTCGATCACCGTCGGGAGCAACACGCTCTCCACACGCCCGCTGGTCCTCCGCGTCGTCGACACGTCGCGCGTGCCCCAGGTGAAGAGGACCCGGCCCCAGGCGACGAAACCTTCCGCAGAGCGCGCACCGGACCCCACGACCGGCGAAGACGGCCAACCGAGCGTCGCTCTGCTCGAGGTCGCGGGCCTCCCCGACCGTAAGCTCTTCGTCGGCGAGGTCGTTCCGGTCGAGATCCGCCTCTACATTCGGGAAGGAACTCGGGTCACGGAGGCAACGCCTCCCAGCCTCGTCGGAAGCGGCTTCACCCTCAGTCGTCCCGCGGGAGACGAGCCCCGGCAACAGCGCGTACGCCTGTCCGGCAACGGCTATACCCGCCTCACGTTCCCAGCGGCATTGTCGCCGATCACGGCCGGAGAGCTTCCGCTCCAGGCGACGCTCGACATCACCGCCCGGATCCCGAAACGCGTACCGCGACAGCGCCGACGGTTCGACGATCCGTTCTTCGATTCTTTCTTCGACTCCTTCGCGTACAGCGCCGTCGACCAAAAGGTCCCGGTCGCTTCGAAGCCGACGACGGTGCGCGTCGCCCCCCTGCCCGCGAATGACCGACCCGAGATCTTCACCGGCGGCGTCGGCCAGTTCTCCATGAGCGCAAGCGCCGAGCCCACGACCGTCGCGGTGGGGGACCCCATCACGCTGAAGGTCGTTCTTTCCGGAACGGGGAACTTCGACCGCCTCCAGCTTCCGGGGATTGTCGAAACCGAGGAGTGGAAGACGTACGACCCCACATCCCAGTTCGCGGCGGAGGACGATCTCGGCCTCACAGGCAAGAAGACGTTCGAACAAGCACTACTTCCGCTGCGGGCCGACCTCAGCGAGGTCCCGGCGCGCAAGCTCACCTACTTCGATCCGGAACGCAGGGAATACGTCGGATTGTCGATCGACGCGATCCCGATCGAAGTGCGCGCCGCCCCCGCCGGGCATCGCCCCCTGCCCATAGGAAGCGGGGCCGTCTCCGGACTGGATGCCTACGAGCTCGCCCCCAACAAAATCGACCTCGGGGCGCTCCATGCGAACCTTCGGCCGGCGGCGACTCGGCCGACCTTCCTGCTTGTACAATTGCTTCCACTCGTGGCCGTCTGCGCGGCTTTCTGGTGGGGAGGGCGACGACGGCGGCTCGCCCTGGACCCGGCCCACCTGCGCAGCAAGAGGATCCGCGGCGAGTTGAAGGTCCTGATCCAACGGATGGATGCCGGCGTCGCCTCCGGAGACTCGGTCGCCTTCTTCGAAGCCGCGCGCCGCGCGATCCAGGAGCGCGTGGCGGGAATCGACGGCGCGGTCGCTGCCCAGAGTCTGACCCTGGCGGAGATCGAACGAACCCTCCGGGACCGCCCCGAACTCTGCGAACGCGTCCGGGGGGTCTTCTGCGCCGCAGACGCACTCGCCTACGGCGGCTCCGACGACGAGGCGCGCGCGCTCGCCGGGCACCGGAACGACGTCGTCGCACTGCTGCAGGAACTCGACCGGGAGAAGACATCGTGA
- a CDS encoding YhjD/YihY/BrkB family envelope integrity protein, with protein MFRAWRFLRMLALRFYDDRCLIQASALAYTTLLSLVPLLALMFAALRGLGSAERLEHWLLTQLGLSSQVTERIIGFVGEMNAGTLTSLGVIALLFTAISVLGNVEASLNHIWRIHTGRVWWRKLSDYMSVVLLTPFLLLAGFGATSFLAEQETLKGLLANEIIGDVWAQGLRLVPYGFNVLALAIVYTVMPNRRPHFRAILIAAILAGISWQIVQIAYVQLQIGVVRANVVYGALAQVPVTLVWVYVSWTIVLAGAEVAAMVEFGVDAVELEGAPPPQWAVATQALLRAAERFEGEGGGIEPRALAREIQVETGVVERVAERLRVSGFLVALAGSRGLYALGRDPAAIDLGDVAASLVESAGARQWDPRLGGLLGRAGRGQQQVFANLSLADLLAEKHAPEATVSSVAAAPAEGRS; from the coding sequence ATGTTTCGGGCCTGGCGCTTTCTTCGGATGCTTGCGCTCCGGTTTTACGACGATAGGTGCCTGATCCAAGCGTCCGCGTTGGCCTACACGACCCTACTTTCGCTCGTGCCGCTGCTGGCTCTGATGTTCGCGGCCCTAAGGGGCCTGGGTTCCGCCGAGCGACTGGAGCACTGGCTCCTGACCCAGCTGGGGCTCAGCTCGCAGGTGACCGAGCGCATCATCGGCTTCGTCGGCGAGATGAACGCGGGGACGCTTACGAGCCTGGGCGTCATCGCGCTACTCTTCACCGCGATCTCGGTTCTCGGAAACGTCGAGGCGAGTCTCAACCACATCTGGCGCATCCATACGGGCCGCGTGTGGTGGCGCAAGCTGAGCGACTACATGAGCGTCGTCTTGCTGACGCCGTTCTTGTTGCTCGCGGGCTTTGGTGCGACCTCGTTTCTCGCGGAGCAGGAGACGCTAAAAGGCCTCCTCGCCAACGAGATCATCGGGGACGTCTGGGCGCAGGGGCTTCGCCTCGTCCCGTACGGTTTCAACGTGCTCGCTCTGGCGATCGTGTACACCGTCATGCCCAATCGCAGGCCCCACTTCCGTGCGATCCTCATCGCCGCGATTCTCGCGGGCATCTCCTGGCAGATCGTGCAGATCGCGTACGTCCAGCTGCAGATAGGTGTGGTCCGGGCGAACGTCGTGTACGGCGCGCTGGCGCAGGTGCCGGTGACGCTGGTGTGGGTCTACGTCAGCTGGACGATCGTGCTCGCCGGCGCGGAGGTCGCGGCGATGGTCGAGTTCGGTGTTGACGCCGTCGAGCTCGAGGGCGCACCTCCGCCGCAGTGGGCGGTCGCGACGCAGGCGCTTCTTCGGGCCGCGGAGCGCTTCGAGGGGGAAGGCGGCGGGATTGAACCGCGGGCGCTGGCTCGTGAGATCCAGGTCGAGACGGGCGTCGTTGAACGAGTCGCTGAGCGACTGCGCGTGAGCGGGTTCCTCGTTGCGTTGGCGGGGTCCCGGGGCTTGTACGCACTCGGCCGGGATCCGGCGGCGATCGATCTCGGAGACGTCGCCGCTTCTCTCGTGGAGAGCGCTGGGGCCCGGCAGTGGGATCCGCGACTGGGTGGTCTGTTAGGGCGAGCGGGGCGCGGGCAGCAGCAGGTCTTTGCGAATCTGTCGCTGGCAGATCTCCTGGCCGAGAAGCACGCGCCGGAGGCGACGGTAAGCTCCGTCGCGGCAGCCCCCGCCGAAGGGCGGTCCTGA
- a CDS encoding response regulator, with amino-acid sequence MTHGVLLVDDDVEILEMFRKLLRREPYEIEVAAGAETALEMMAEQRFSVVVSDERMLGMTGTDFLSRIQLEYPDVVRMMVTGQSAVDGAMRAINEGQASRFLLKPVRASELGSAIREALTEWDLRHASEASLDREKRREAAMATLEGQWEGLTSIRRDYSGTIVLPGRGDDL; translated from the coding sequence ATGACGCACGGCGTCCTGCTGGTCGACGACGACGTCGAGATTCTGGAGATGTTCCGCAAGCTGCTGCGTCGGGAGCCCTACGAGATCGAGGTCGCAGCCGGGGCCGAAACTGCTCTGGAAATGATGGCGGAGCAACGATTCTCGGTGGTGGTCTCCGACGAGCGGATGCTTGGCATGACCGGGACGGATTTCCTGTCGCGGATCCAGCTGGAGTACCCCGATGTCGTGCGCATGATGGTCACCGGCCAGAGCGCCGTCGACGGCGCCATGCGGGCCATCAACGAGGGCCAGGCCTCCCGATTCCTCCTGAAACCGGTGCGGGCCTCGGAGCTCGGGTCCGCCATCCGCGAAGCTCTCACCGAGTGGGACCTCCGCCACGCTTCCGAAGCCTCGCTCGACCGCGAGAAGCGGCGCGAGGCCGCGATGGCGACTCTCGAAGGCCAATGGGAGGGCCTCACCAGCATCCGCCGCGACTATTCGGGTACGATCGTCCTACCCGGCCGCGGTGACGACCTCTAG
- the msrB gene encoding peptide-methionine (R)-S-oxide reductase MsrB, with protein MTKKVEKSHEEWKAELSPEQFAVCREKATERAFSGAYWDHHEAGKYACAGCGAELFASDTKFDSGTGWPSFHTPSADGSVAEEVDASHGMRRTEVHCAACESHLGHVFDDGPTPTGLRYCINSASLDFVPKDDEKK; from the coding sequence ATGACGAAGAAGGTCGAGAAATCCCACGAGGAATGGAAGGCTGAGCTCTCTCCCGAGCAGTTCGCCGTCTGCCGCGAGAAGGCCACCGAGCGCGCCTTCTCCGGTGCCTACTGGGACCATCATGAGGCCGGCAAGTATGCCTGTGCTGGCTGCGGCGCGGAGCTCTTCGCCTCCGACACGAAATTCGACTCGGGAACCGGCTGGCCCAGCTTCCACACGCCCTCCGCAGACGGCAGCGTCGCCGAAGAAGTCGACGCGAGCCACGGCATGCGCCGAACGGAAGTCCACTGCGCCGCCTGCGAGTCGCACCTCGGCCACGTCTTCGACGACGGCCCGACGCCGACCGGACTTCGATACTGCATCAACTCCGCGAGCCTGGACTTCGTTCCGAAGGACGACGAGAAGAAGTAG
- a CDS encoding VWA domain-containing protein: MRFLSPDLLWLLALLPVLWLASGRVGHAAALLYPSADLVRDLGRRRAARPGFALLLLRTAVLALLVIALARPQQGLGAAEVETSGIDIILAIDVSGSMRALDFELDGDRVSRLEAVRSVVMDFVETRQGDRIGLVAFAGRPYLVSPLTLDHDWLLQNLERLQIGLVEDGTAIGSALAAGTNRLRDREAKSRILILLTDGVNNAGKISPLMAAEAARALGLKAYTILAGAGGEVPVPVTDRFGRQRVVTARVDVDEDTLIKVAELTGGRFFRATDTDSLAEIYEEIDAMEKTTATLERFEQYRELYPWLVFAALLLLALERLLAETRLRRLP; encoded by the coding sequence GTGAGGTTCCTCTCCCCCGATCTCCTATGGCTGCTCGCTCTGCTGCCAGTCCTGTGGCTCGCGAGCGGCCGCGTGGGACACGCCGCCGCGCTACTCTACCCATCGGCCGATCTCGTCCGTGACCTCGGCCGGCGTCGCGCGGCACGTCCCGGGTTCGCCCTCCTGCTGCTGCGCACCGCGGTCCTCGCGCTGCTCGTGATCGCGCTCGCGCGTCCCCAACAGGGCCTCGGTGCCGCCGAAGTCGAAACGAGCGGCATCGACATCATCCTCGCGATCGACGTCTCCGGCTCGATGCGCGCGCTCGACTTCGAACTGGACGGGGATCGCGTGAGCCGCCTCGAGGCCGTGCGCTCGGTCGTCATGGACTTCGTCGAGACGCGGCAGGGAGATCGTATCGGCCTCGTCGCCTTCGCCGGCCGGCCCTATCTGGTGAGCCCACTCACGCTCGATCACGACTGGTTGCTCCAGAATCTCGAACGCCTCCAGATCGGCCTCGTCGAGGACGGCACGGCCATCGGGTCGGCGCTCGCCGCCGGCACGAACCGCCTGCGCGATCGCGAAGCGAAGTCGCGGATCCTCATCCTCCTGACCGACGGCGTGAACAACGCCGGGAAGATCTCACCCCTGATGGCCGCGGAGGCCGCGCGCGCGTTGGGTCTCAAGGCGTACACCATTCTCGCCGGAGCCGGCGGCGAGGTGCCCGTTCCTGTCACCGACCGCTTCGGCCGACAGCGGGTCGTCACCGCTCGGGTCGACGTCGACGAAGACACCCTGATCAAAGTGGCGGAACTCACCGGCGGTCGCTTCTTCCGCGCGACCGACACCGACTCTCTCGCCGAGATCTACGAAGAAATCGACGCGATGGAGAAGACCACCGCGACGCTCGAGCGGTTCGAGCAGTACCGTGAGCTCTACCCGTGGCTGGTCTTCGCCGCCCTTTTGCTTCTCGCCCTGGAGCGGCTCCTCGCCGAGACCCGGCTCCGGAGGCTCCCATGA
- a CDS encoding multicopper oxidase family protein, translating into MPDSRDPAVKRSTVPPKNPSRREVLRAVAGIGAVAVAAPLSAPQDAEAFGKSTTASGPLAPVRYRLALSKEDMAPVGRPQGALVVNGVLPAPEIRFREGFLLRTEVINGLEQPTAFHFHGLPVPNPMDGEIGITQLPIRPGNVSIYEFPAAEPGTYWYHSTVGFQRQLGLAGAFVVEERENPYGTKRDQVVFLSDWETGDPAAVLSGLRKRGGKPKASTHERFVNPGPDGKPFPSEVNFSAFLMNGHGHGNAWTCKAAEGDRVRLRVINGSSQTFFRFMVTGHRLEVVAADGRAVEPVVVDDLVIGIGERYDVIVTVGEQGAYAIRAAALGQSGGAVGVLHTPDAKPVVSTVPPRWEGERLRYDMLRAKEPRTLPEGPRRNLRISLAEVPGEYRYTINGKSFPEDPTAGTAPGPLRIQPGERVRMEIDNKTSQFQSMHLHGHVFRLLLDGVDPAVAPRKDTLIVAPGERTHLEFAADNPGRWLLDSVALYRRRAGLARVVAYLAGTATI; encoded by the coding sequence ATGCCGGATTCTCGCGACCCCGCCGTGAAGCGCTCGACCGTTCCCCCGAAGAACCCGTCGCGCCGCGAGGTCCTTCGGGCTGTTGCCGGTATAGGGGCGGTTGCCGTCGCCGCGCCGCTGTCCGCACCCCAGGACGCCGAAGCGTTCGGGAAATCGACGACGGCGTCGGGACCGCTTGCGCCGGTGCGGTACCGACTGGCGCTTTCGAAGGAAGACATGGCACCGGTGGGTCGTCCGCAGGGCGCGCTCGTCGTGAACGGCGTTCTACCTGCGCCCGAGATTCGATTCCGCGAAGGGTTTCTCTTGCGGACCGAGGTGATCAACGGCCTCGAACAACCGACGGCCTTTCACTTCCATGGCCTGCCCGTGCCCAACCCGATGGACGGAGAGATCGGCATCACACAGCTCCCTATTCGCCCGGGCAACGTGTCGATCTACGAGTTTCCCGCAGCCGAGCCGGGGACGTACTGGTACCACTCGACCGTCGGGTTCCAGCGGCAACTCGGTCTCGCCGGAGCGTTCGTGGTCGAGGAACGGGAGAATCCGTACGGCACGAAGCGCGACCAGGTCGTGTTCTTGTCGGATTGGGAAACCGGCGATCCCGCCGCAGTGTTGTCGGGGCTCCGCAAGCGCGGAGGCAAGCCGAAGGCGTCGACGCACGAACGCTTCGTGAACCCCGGTCCCGACGGCAAGCCGTTCCCGAGCGAGGTCAACTTCTCCGCGTTCCTGATGAACGGTCACGGCCACGGGAACGCCTGGACGTGTAAGGCGGCCGAGGGCGATCGCGTCCGCCTTCGCGTGATCAATGGATCGTCTCAGACGTTCTTCCGTTTCATGGTGACCGGTCATCGTCTAGAGGTCGTGGCTGCGGACGGGCGCGCCGTCGAGCCCGTCGTCGTGGACGATCTCGTGATCGGAATCGGTGAGCGGTACGACGTGATCGTCACCGTCGGCGAACAGGGGGCCTACGCGATTCGGGCGGCGGCTCTGGGGCAGTCGGGGGGAGCCGTCGGAGTGTTGCACACGCCCGACGCGAAGCCGGTTGTGAGCACTGTTCCGCCCCGGTGGGAGGGTGAGCGCCTTCGGTACGACATGCTTCGCGCGAAGGAGCCGCGGACGCTTCCAGAGGGACCTCGTCGAAACCTCCGGATCTCCCTCGCCGAGGTTCCGGGGGAGTATCGCTACACCATAAACGGAAAGTCCTTCCCGGAGGATCCGACGGCCGGCACGGCCCCGGGGCCGCTCCGGATCCAGCCGGGCGAGCGGGTCCGCATGGAGATCGACAACAAGACGTCCCAGTTCCAGTCGATGCACCTGCACGGCCACGTCTTCCGGCTCCTGCTCGACGGGGTGGATCCCGCCGTGGCCCCGCGGAAGGACACGCTGATCGTCGCGCCGGGCGAGCGCACACACCTCGAGTTCGCAGCCGACAATCCGGGTCGCTGGTTGTTGGACAGTGTCGCGTTGTACCGCCGTCGCGCCGGGCTCGCTCGAGTGGTCGCGTACCTGGCCGGGACGGCGACGATCTAG